A portion of the Sphingorhabdus pulchriflava genome contains these proteins:
- a CDS encoding DUF1254 domain-containing protein has protein sequence MIRKWLLPLLAGLAAAAIAWQGTLVATPYVLMSAAMKRIGNADGNGRANVFAFGPMATADRQPIVRPSPDLVYSSCVFDLSQGVVLVDVEPVPERYWSISIFDARTDVAAVRSDRDTGGKTARLALLRKGQKAPAGYEAVELGYDRGIALIRILLSDPSEFEQIDAIRRKSKCRTVSAKLLEK, from the coding sequence ATGATCCGCAAATGGCTCCTCCCGCTGCTCGCCGGCCTCGCCGCTGCTGCTATCGCCTGGCAAGGCACGCTGGTGGCAACACCTTATGTGCTGATGTCGGCTGCCATGAAACGGATCGGCAATGCCGACGGCAATGGCCGCGCCAATGTGTTCGCTTTTGGCCCTATGGCAACGGCGGATCGCCAACCGATTGTGCGACCCAGCCCCGACCTTGTCTATTCATCTTGCGTGTTCGACCTTTCGCAGGGGGTTGTACTGGTCGATGTCGAACCGGTTCCCGAGCGCTATTGGTCGATCAGCATTTTCGACGCGCGAACCGATGTCGCCGCCGTCCGAAGCGATCGCGATACAGGCGGCAAAACGGCGCGATTGGCGTTGCTGCGCAAAGGGCAAAAGGCGCCTGCCGGTTATGAAGCAGTCGAGCTTGGTTATGACAGAGGGATTGCCTTGATCCGCATTTTACTGTCCGATCCAAGCGAGTTTGAACAAATCGACGCAATACGTCGCAAATCGAAGTGCCGCACCGTCAGCGCCAAATTACTGGAGAAATGA
- the glyS gene encoding glycine--tRNA ligase subunit beta — translation MSDFLLELRSEEIPARMQDKAREDLARLFTAELDRAGLKAADIITFATPRRLALIAKGLPLETEAVSQETKGPKAGAPPPAMEGFLRKVGLTQDQLIERDGVFFAVVEKPGRKTAEVMAEAIPAIIRAFPWPKSQRWGAASISTESLRWVRPLQGIVALLGDDVVPCEIDGIVSGSATKGHRFHHSGEVTIGNAGDYAMKLRAAHVIVDQEERRAIIRAGAEKAAADVGLSLVPDEGLVNENSGLTEWPVPMLGRFDPAFLEVPEEVIQLTARVNQKYFVCHDKAGKLANAFVCTANIVANDGGAAIVAGNEKVLAARLSDAKFFWEQDLKIPLDEQAKKLSQITFHEKLGTVADKVERVAKLARWLVEEGIVKGASADDAERAARLCKADLVTGMVGEFPELQGVMGGYYARAQGEADAVADAVRDHYKPVGQGDDVPTAPVTVAVSLADKLDTICAFGAMEAWPTGSKDPFALRRAAIGVLATLQTNGVRLPLLKIGEGKAYFAIYAIGHGLSFEKLIDFFADRLKVQQREAGVRHDLIDAVFALGGEDDLVRLLARVKALQGFVGTDEGANLLAGYKRATNILKQGSTRVNVTAPELGDGADTEDQREAGLVRALNEAEPKAAAAVEAEKFEDAMKALATLREPIDSFFDGVLVFHPNIDIATRRLDLLRRFRDAVHSVADFSKIEG, via the coding sequence ATGAGCGACTTCCTCCTCGAACTTCGCAGTGAAGAAATACCGGCGCGCATGCAGGATAAGGCGCGCGAAGATCTGGCGCGCCTGTTTACCGCAGAACTCGACAGGGCCGGCCTCAAGGCCGCCGACATCATCACTTTCGCGACCCCGCGCCGATTGGCGTTGATTGCCAAGGGCCTGCCGCTCGAAACCGAGGCGGTGTCTCAAGAAACCAAGGGCCCCAAGGCTGGCGCGCCGCCGCCGGCGATGGAAGGTTTCCTGCGCAAGGTCGGCCTGACGCAGGATCAACTGATCGAACGCGATGGCGTCTTCTTTGCCGTGGTCGAAAAACCCGGCCGCAAGACCGCTGAGGTTATGGCCGAAGCGATCCCCGCGATCATTCGCGCCTTCCCCTGGCCCAAGTCGCAGCGTTGGGGCGCCGCATCGATTTCGACCGAAAGCCTTCGCTGGGTGCGCCCGTTGCAGGGTATTGTTGCGCTGCTCGGTGATGATGTGGTGCCATGCGAAATTGACGGCATCGTCAGCGGTTCCGCGACCAAAGGCCATCGCTTCCACCACAGCGGCGAAGTGACTATCGGCAATGCCGGCGACTATGCGATGAAGCTGCGCGCCGCGCATGTCATCGTCGATCAGGAAGAACGTCGCGCAATCATCCGTGCCGGTGCCGAAAAGGCCGCCGCCGATGTGGGGCTGTCGCTTGTTCCCGATGAAGGCCTCGTCAACGAAAATAGCGGCCTCACCGAATGGCCGGTGCCGATGCTCGGCCGGTTCGACCCCGCGTTTCTTGAGGTACCCGAAGAGGTCATCCAGCTGACCGCGCGGGTGAACCAGAAATACTTCGTCTGCCATGACAAGGCCGGCAAACTCGCCAACGCCTTTGTCTGCACCGCCAATATCGTTGCGAACGATGGTGGCGCGGCGATTGTCGCAGGCAACGAAAAGGTGCTTGCGGCGCGATTGAGCGATGCGAAATTCTTCTGGGAGCAGGACCTGAAAATCCCGCTCGACGAGCAAGCGAAGAAGCTGTCGCAGATCACCTTCCACGAGAAACTGGGCACCGTTGCCGACAAGGTCGAACGCGTGGCGAAGTTGGCCCGCTGGTTGGTCGAAGAGGGCATCGTCAAAGGTGCAAGCGCAGACGACGCCGAACGCGCAGCGCGGCTGTGCAAGGCCGATCTCGTCACCGGCATGGTTGGCGAATTCCCCGAATTGCAGGGCGTCATGGGCGGCTATTACGCCCGCGCGCAGGGCGAGGCGGATGCTGTCGCCGATGCAGTACGCGACCATTACAAGCCGGTCGGACAGGGCGACGATGTGCCCACTGCTCCGGTCACGGTGGCGGTGAGTTTGGCGGATAAGCTGGATACGATTTGCGCTTTTGGAGCGATGGAAGCTTGGCCGACAGGATCGAAAGATCCGTTTGCACTCAGACGAGCAGCGATCGGCGTTCTTGCTACGCTTCAAACTAACGGCGTAAGGTTGCCGTTATTGAAGATTGGCGAGGGGAAGGCGTATTTCGCTATTTATGCGATAGGGCACGGTCTTTCGTTCGAAAAACTGATCGACTTCTTCGCCGACCGCCTAAAAGTGCAACAACGCGAGGCTGGCGTCCGGCATGACCTGATCGACGCGGTGTTTGCGCTCGGCGGGGAAGATGACCTTGTCCGCCTGCTCGCGCGGGTGAAGGCATTGCAGGGCTTTGTCGGAACCGATGAGGGTGCGAATTTGCTCGCCGGGTATAAGCGGGCGACGAATATTTTGAAACAAGGCAGCACACGGGTCAACGTAACTGCTCCAGAATTAGGCGACGGAGCAGATACGGAAGATCAGCGAGAAGCCGGATTGGTCAGAGCGCTCAACGAAGCCGAACCCAAGGCAGCCGCCGCCGTTGAGGCCGAGAAGTTTGAAGACGCGATGAAAGCCCTCGCTACATTGAGAGAGCCGATTGACAGCTTCTTTGACGGTGTATTGGTCTTTCACCCTAACATAGACATTGCCACTCGTCGTTTGGATTTGCTCAGACGGTTCCGCGACGCGGTCCACAGTGTTGCGGATTTCTCCAAAATCGAAGGTTAG
- a CDS encoding DUF1214 domain-containing protein, with amino-acid sequence MKPWLRYSICILLGLAGGTVYAVHQVRSADLGRQVTNGPWSTNTDNGTKDATALSRARVALFGLLALPAKEAMYFQARTDSDGAPLKGNCTYTVQGGEIDARWWSITLYRGEGWLVKNAANRWSVGGNAPVRDAGGNWSFTVSPKKADGVWLPTGRTPQFDLTLRTYHPKGALLNDPAKAKLPSINKETCA; translated from the coding sequence ATGAAGCCATGGTTGCGATACTCGATCTGCATCCTGTTGGGGCTAGCGGGCGGAACGGTTTACGCAGTCCACCAGGTGCGCAGTGCCGATCTGGGGCGGCAGGTGACCAACGGGCCTTGGAGCACCAACACCGATAATGGCACGAAGGACGCGACTGCGCTGAGCCGCGCACGCGTAGCGCTGTTCGGGCTGCTGGCGCTGCCCGCGAAGGAGGCGATGTATTTCCAGGCACGAACCGACAGCGACGGCGCACCGCTGAAGGGCAATTGCACCTACACCGTGCAGGGCGGTGAAATAGATGCGCGCTGGTGGAGCATCACGCTGTATAGGGGCGAGGGCTGGCTGGTGAAGAATGCAGCTAACCGCTGGTCAGTCGGCGGCAACGCGCCGGTGCGTGATGCAGGTGGCAACTGGTCGTTCACGGTTTCGCCGAAAAAGGCCGATGGCGTGTGGCTGCCCACCGGACGTACGCCGCAGTTCGACCTGACCCTGCGCACCTATCATCCGAAAGGCGCGCTGCTCAATGATCCGGCCAAGGCAAAGCTGCCCTCTATCAATAAGGAGACCTGCGCATGA
- a CDS encoding helix-turn-helix transcriptional regulator: protein MENRLRVLRAERQWSQAELGERLDVSRQAVNAIETGKYDPSLPLAFKIARLFDMRIEEIFNDGFDGDKND, encoded by the coding sequence ATGGAAAACAGGCTGAGAGTGCTGCGCGCAGAGCGCCAATGGAGCCAGGCGGAGCTTGGCGAGCGGCTCGATGTTTCGCGGCAAGCAGTGAATGCGATCGAGACGGGGAAATATGATCCCTCGCTCCCGCTCGCGTTCAAGATCGCCCGGCTGTTCGACATGCGGATTGAGGAGATTTTCAACGATGGTTTCGATGGAGACAAAAATGACTGA
- the queE gene encoding 7-carboxy-7-deazaguanine synthase, with the protein MSYAVKEIFLTLQGEGVHAGRRAVFLRFAGCNLWTGREEDRSSAICQFCDTDFVGMDGENGGRYEAEALAAKVAGLWGEGTEHRYVVMTGGEPMLQVDDAIVEALHAQGFTIAIESNGTLPVHPGIDWVCISPKAGSEVVQRKGNELKLVWPQPGSDTLAMESWGFDNFLIQPMDSGDSGANDSNRKSAIDFVTQHPKWRLSLQNHKLLGLP; encoded by the coding sequence ATGAGCTACGCGGTCAAGGAAATCTTCCTGACCTTGCAAGGTGAGGGGGTACACGCCGGACGACGGGCGGTGTTCCTGCGCTTTGCCGGATGCAATTTGTGGACAGGTCGTGAGGAGGACCGATCCTCTGCGATTTGCCAGTTCTGCGACACTGATTTTGTCGGCATGGATGGCGAAAATGGCGGGCGGTATGAAGCTGAGGCTTTGGCTGCGAAGGTGGCCGGGCTTTGGGGTGAGGGGACCGAACACCGCTATGTCGTGATGACCGGCGGCGAGCCGATGCTGCAGGTCGACGATGCAATAGTCGAGGCATTGCACGCGCAGGGCTTTACCATCGCAATCGAAAGCAACGGCACGCTTCCGGTGCATCCAGGCATCGACTGGGTATGCATCAGCCCCAAGGCAGGCAGTGAGGTGGTGCAGCGTAAGGGCAACGAACTCAAGCTCGTCTGGCCACAGCCTGGTAGTGACACCTTGGCAATGGAAAGCTGGGGCTTCGACAATTTCCTGATCCAGCCGATGGACAGTGGTGATTCGGGTGCGAATGATTCGAACCGCAAATCGGCGATCGATTTTGTTACGCAACATCCGAAATGGCGACTTTCTCTCCAGAATCACAAGCTGTTAGGTCTGCCCTGA
- a CDS encoding glycine--tRNA ligase subunit alpha, protein MSGGDPLTFQDLILTLHDYWGKQGCVILQPYDMRMGAGTFHPATTLRALGPDPWNAAYVQPSRRPTDGRYGENPNRLQHYYQYQVIMKPSPANLQELYLGSLDAIGIDPLKHDIRFVEDDWESPTLGAWGLGWEVWCDGMEVTQFTYFQQVGGFDCKPVAGELTYGLERLAMYIQGVDRVYDLKFNSAGVTYGDVFLENEREHSKYNFEVADTEQLFKGFQHAEAECKRCIDAGVPLAAYDQAIEASHLFNLLQARGVISVQERASYIGRVRDLAKGSCEAWMHKNGWAE, encoded by the coding sequence ATGTCCGGCGGCGATCCTCTGACCTTTCAAGACCTGATCCTGACGCTCCATGATTATTGGGGCAAACAGGGCTGCGTCATCCTGCAACCTTATGACATGCGTATGGGCGCGGGTACCTTTCACCCGGCGACCACGCTGCGTGCGCTTGGCCCCGATCCTTGGAACGCCGCCTATGTGCAGCCGAGCCGCCGCCCGACCGACGGCCGCTATGGTGAAAACCCGAACCGGTTGCAGCATTATTACCAATATCAGGTGATCATGAAGCCGAGCCCGGCGAACCTGCAGGAACTGTATCTGGGTTCACTGGACGCAATCGGCATCGATCCGCTGAAACATGACATCCGCTTCGTCGAGGATGACTGGGAATCGCCGACTCTCGGCGCATGGGGCCTCGGCTGGGAAGTCTGGTGCGACGGGATGGAAGTGACGCAGTTCACTTATTTCCAGCAGGTCGGCGGCTTTGATTGCAAACCGGTTGCGGGTGAGTTGACCTACGGGCTCGAGCGCCTTGCCATGTATATTCAGGGTGTCGACCGCGTTTATGACCTGAAGTTCAACTCGGCAGGCGTCACCTATGGCGATGTGTTCCTTGAGAATGAACGCGAGCATTCGAAATATAATTTTGAAGTCGCGGACACCGAACAGCTCTTCAAAGGCTTCCAGCATGCCGAGGCGGAGTGCAAGCGCTGCATCGATGCGGGCGTGCCCTTGGCAGCCTATGATCAGGCGATCGAGGCGAGCCATCTGTTTAACCTGTTGCAGGCGCGCGGCGTGATCAGCGTGCAGGAACGCGCCAGCTATATCGGCCGCGTGCGTGATCTGGCCAAGGGAAGCTGCGAGGCATGGATGCACAAGAACGGGTGGGCGGAATGA
- a CDS encoding TraB/GumN family protein: protein MKSLLLNSALLAITLSLSAIGGPTASPALAAETPPAAPAAVETVDVDPALWVVKDADTTIYMFGTVHILKPGMGWFDEAVKEAFDKSDRLVLEMVEPGAGEAQQLFAKYGLDKSGKPLTSKMTEEEKAIYTKAMEKVGLPAAAFEPFDPWAAAVTMQVMGLQKGGYDTNSGVETQLTAAAKASKKPISGVETMESQLAIFDSLSQETQVKFLIEAAKVVDDMTTSMDAMVALWAKPDPDGLAKVMNDGLTDPKLYAALLTNRNANWAAWINKQMEKPGTIFMAVGAGHLSGTTSVPKLLTAYGIETERVAY from the coding sequence ATGAAATCGCTTCTCCTGAACAGTGCCCTGCTGGCCATTACACTGTCGCTTTCGGCGATTGGCGGGCCGACGGCCTCCCCTGCCCTGGCTGCAGAAACGCCGCCTGCCGCTCCCGCCGCGGTTGAAACGGTCGACGTCGACCCGGCGCTGTGGGTGGTCAAGGACGCGGACACCACCATCTATATGTTCGGGACCGTCCATATCCTGAAACCCGGCATGGGCTGGTTCGATGAAGCGGTGAAGGAAGCATTCGACAAGTCGGACCGCCTCGTCCTCGAAATGGTCGAACCCGGTGCCGGAGAGGCGCAGCAACTTTTCGCCAAATACGGCCTCGATAAAAGTGGGAAACCGCTCACATCCAAAATGACCGAGGAGGAAAAGGCCATTTACACCAAGGCGATGGAAAAGGTCGGCTTGCCCGCTGCAGCTTTTGAACCCTTTGACCCCTGGGCGGCGGCTGTCACCATGCAAGTCATGGGACTGCAAAAAGGCGGTTATGACACCAATAGTGGTGTCGAAACCCAGCTGACGGCAGCAGCCAAAGCTTCGAAAAAACCCATTTCGGGTGTTGAAACGATGGAATCACAGCTCGCCATATTCGATAGCTTGTCGCAGGAGACGCAGGTCAAATTCCTGATCGAAGCCGCAAAAGTGGTCGACGATATGACTACAAGCATGGACGCGATGGTGGCGCTTTGGGCCAAGCCTGACCCGGACGGTCTGGCCAAGGTGATGAACGACGGGCTGACCGACCCCAAACTTTATGCAGCTTTGCTTACCAACCGTAACGCCAACTGGGCGGCATGGATCAACAAGCAGATGGAGAAGCCCGGCACCATTTTCATGGCGGTTGGCGCAGGCCACCTATCGGGCACCACCAGTGTACCGAAGCTGCTGACTGCTTATGGCATCGAAACGGAGCGCGTGGCCTATTGA
- a CDS encoding cytochrome b/b6 domain-containing protein codes for MAVMHRIRIFHAFLALTVLAAYFSAEMGLIHAWLGYGVAALITFRLIWALSGVPQLGLERFYPSFKDMHLKGIATHPAISRVLLAGIALSVIGATGTGIMMDNGRAFQPTSLSSFSFSGEDESEEHESEGGEDESGEAYEEAHELLANLAIAFVVMHVLYLLAFKRPLARFMLFANKSAK; via the coding sequence ATGGCCGTCATGCATCGCATACGCATTTTTCATGCCTTCCTCGCGCTTACCGTTCTTGCCGCCTATTTTTCCGCCGAGATGGGCCTGATCCACGCCTGGCTTGGCTATGGCGTCGCGGCCCTGATCACCTTCCGGCTGATCTGGGCGTTGAGCGGTGTGCCGCAGCTCGGGCTGGAACGTTTCTATCCATCGTTCAAGGATATGCACCTGAAGGGTATCGCCACCCACCCCGCGATCAGCCGGGTCTTGCTTGCGGGCATCGCGCTTTCGGTCATCGGTGCGACTGGCACCGGCATCATGATGGACAATGGCCGGGCATTCCAGCCGACATCGCTCAGCTCATTTTCCTTTTCGGGCGAAGATGAAAGTGAGGAACATGAAAGCGAAGGCGGTGAGGATGAATCGGGCGAAGCCTATGAAGAGGCGCATGAACTGCTGGCCAATCTGGCGATAGCATTTGTCGTCATGCATGTTTTATACTTGCTGGCATTCAAACGCCCCTTGGCGCGCTTCATGCTTTTTGCGAACAAATCCGCCAAATAA
- the queC gene encoding 7-cyano-7-deazaguanine synthase QueC, with amino-acid sequence MSSNTKSAVVLLSGGLDSMVVAGLAREAGYAIHALTIDYNQRHRIELESAARIASHLRAAEHIVLPLDLRRFGGSALTADINVPKDGVGESAIPVTYVPARNTIFLSLCLGLAEARGARDLFIGVNALDYSGYPDCRPEFIRAFEDMANLATKAGVEGDRFTVHTPLQHMTKADIAREAHRLGLDAGMSWTCYDPTPDNKACGKCDSCRLRAKGFIDAGLPDPTVYG; translated from the coding sequence ATGTCCTCAAACACCAAATCCGCAGTCGTCCTGTTATCGGGCGGTCTCGACTCGATGGTCGTTGCCGGGCTGGCCCGTGAGGCGGGTTATGCGATCCACGCGCTGACTATCGACTATAACCAGCGCCACCGGATCGAGCTGGAAAGCGCCGCGCGCATTGCCTCGCATCTAAGAGCTGCCGAGCACATCGTGTTGCCGCTCGACCTGCGCCGCTTTGGTGGTTCCGCGCTCACCGCCGACATTAACGTGCCGAAAGATGGCGTTGGCGAAAGCGCTATCCCGGTGACCTACGTGCCCGCGCGCAACACGATTTTCCTCTCGCTGTGCCTCGGCCTTGCCGAAGCACGCGGCGCACGTGATCTGTTCATAGGAGTCAATGCGCTGGACTATTCGGGCTATCCCGATTGCCGCCCGGAATTCATCCGCGCCTTTGAGGATATGGCAAATCTGGCGACCAAGGCTGGTGTAGAAGGTGACCGCTTCACTGTGCACACGCCGCTGCAGCACATGACCAAGGCCGATATTGCGCGCGAAGCGCACCGGCTGGGCCTCGATGCGGGGATGAGCTGGACCTGCTATGATCCGACGCCCGATAACAAGGCCTGCGGGAAATGTGACAGCTGCCGCCTGCGCGCCAAGGGCTTTATCGATGCGGGCCTGCCAGACCCCACGGTTTACGGATGA
- the ppdK gene encoding pyruvate, phosphate dikinase has translation MTQYVYRFGGNVDDKGAGNKNLLGGKGANLDGMAAIGLPVPPGFTITTEVCTAYYANGEAFPDGLAEQVANGIAHIEGVTGKSFGDPANPLLVSVRSGARVSMPGMMDTVLNLGLNDKTVEGLAASSGDARFAWDSYRRFIQMYADVVLGLDHHAFEDALEIAKEDRGYFLDTELEANDLIELVAEYKKLVEGEWGKPFPQDVNEQLWGAVGAVFASWESDRAKVYRRLNSIPGDWGTAVNVQAMVFGNMGDTSATGVAFTRDPATGENAYYGEYLINAQGEDVVAGIRTPQYLTKAAREAAGAKPLSMEEAMPEAYAELAAVFDTLERHYRDMQDIEFTVERGKLWMLQTRSGKRTAKAALKIAVDMAAEGLITKEEAVLRVDPMALDQLLHPTLDPDAPRDVLTKGLPASPGAASGQIVFDADTAERRNDMGESVILVRVETSPEDIHGMHAAKGILTARGGMTSHAAVVARGMGRPCVSGAGSLAIDNTAKVLRVSGRELKEGDVITIDGSTGEVMAGAVPTLQPELVGDFGTLMVWADAARRMKVRANAETPLDAQTARDFGAEGIGLCRTEHMFFDAARITAVRQMILADDEKGRRVALDRLLPEQRKDFAAIFEVMAGLPVTIRLLDPPLHEFLPHREEEFAEVAEAAGVGIETLKQRANELHEFNPMLGHRGCRLGVTYPEIYEMQARAIFEAACSLAVAPVPEIMIPLVGTRRELELMKEVVDKAAEAVFAEQGKRIDYLVGTMIELPRAALMADEIAEVGAFFSFGTNDLTQTTLGVSRDDAARFLTHYVDKGIYARDPFVSLDVEGVGQLIEIAATKGRKTRPDIKLGICGEHGGDPASIEFCEKTGLDYVSASPYRVPIARLAAAQAALRKA, from the coding sequence ATGACCCAATATGTCTACCGATTTGGCGGCAACGTTGATGATAAAGGTGCGGGCAACAAGAATTTGCTCGGTGGCAAGGGTGCCAATCTGGATGGCATGGCCGCGATTGGCCTGCCTGTGCCCCCCGGCTTTACGATCACGACCGAGGTCTGCACCGCCTATTACGCCAATGGCGAAGCCTTTCCCGACGGTCTGGCCGAACAGGTTGCGAACGGCATCGCGCATATCGAGGGCGTTACCGGCAAAAGCTTTGGCGACCCCGCCAACCCGCTGCTCGTCTCGGTACGTTCGGGCGCGCGGGTTTCAATGCCCGGTATGATGGATACCGTTCTGAATCTGGGGCTTAATGACAAGACCGTTGAAGGCCTCGCAGCTTCGAGCGGAGACGCACGCTTCGCGTGGGATAGCTATCGCCGCTTCATCCAGATGTATGCCGATGTCGTGCTCGGCCTTGATCATCATGCGTTCGAGGATGCGCTGGAAATTGCCAAGGAAGATCGCGGTTACTTCCTCGATACCGAACTGGAAGCGAACGACCTGATTGAACTGGTGGCTGAATATAAAAAGCTGGTCGAGGGGGAATGGGGAAAGCCCTTCCCGCAGGACGTGAATGAACAGCTTTGGGGCGCGGTCGGCGCAGTGTTCGCCAGCTGGGAATCGGATCGCGCCAAGGTCTATCGCCGCCTCAACTCCATCCCCGGTGACTGGGGAACCGCGGTCAATGTGCAGGCGATGGTGTTCGGCAATATGGGCGACACCTCGGCGACGGGTGTTGCCTTCACGCGCGACCCCGCGACCGGTGAGAACGCCTATTATGGCGAATATCTGATCAACGCGCAGGGTGAGGATGTCGTCGCCGGTATCCGCACGCCGCAATATCTGACCAAGGCAGCGCGCGAGGCGGCGGGTGCCAAGCCGCTCAGTATGGAAGAGGCGATGCCAGAGGCCTATGCCGAGCTGGCAGCCGTGTTCGACACGCTTGAGCGGCATTATCGCGACATGCAGGATATCGAGTTCACCGTCGAGCGCGGCAAGCTGTGGATGTTGCAGACCCGTTCGGGCAAGCGCACCGCCAAGGCCGCGCTCAAGATCGCGGTCGATATGGCGGCCGAAGGGCTGATCACCAAGGAAGAAGCGGTGCTGCGCGTCGACCCGATGGCGCTCGACCAGTTGCTGCACCCGACGCTTGATCCTGATGCACCGCGCGATGTGTTGACCAAGGGACTGCCTGCTTCGCCGGGTGCAGCCTCGGGGCAAATCGTGTTCGATGCCGATACCGCCGAGCGCCGCAACGATATGGGCGAAAGCGTGATCCTCGTCCGCGTCGAAACATCGCCCGAAGACATTCACGGCATGCACGCCGCCAAAGGCATTTTGACCGCACGTGGCGGCATGACCAGCCACGCCGCCGTGGTAGCCCGCGGCATGGGCCGCCCTTGCGTGTCGGGCGCAGGCAGTCTCGCCATAGATAACACTGCCAAGGTGCTGCGGGTTTCGGGCCGTGAACTCAAGGAAGGCGATGTCATCACCATCGACGGTTCGACCGGTGAAGTGATGGCAGGCGCTGTTCCGACCTTGCAACCTGAACTGGTGGGCGACTTCGGCACGCTGATGGTCTGGGCCGACGCCGCGCGCCGGATGAAGGTGCGCGCCAATGCGGAAACGCCTTTGGACGCCCAGACCGCGCGCGATTTCGGCGCGGAAGGCATTGGCCTGTGCCGTACCGAACATATGTTCTTCGATGCGGCCCGGATCACGGCGGTGCGCCAGATGATCTTGGCCGATGATGAAAAGGGCCGCCGTGTCGCGCTCGACCGGCTGCTGCCCGAACAGCGCAAGGATTTTGCCGCGATCTTCGAGGTGATGGCCGGGCTTCCTGTCACCATCCGCCTGCTCGACCCGCCGCTGCACGAATTTCTGCCGCACCGCGAAGAGGAGTTTGCCGAGGTTGCCGAGGCTGCGGGTGTAGGCATCGAAACGCTCAAGCAGCGCGCGAACGAGCTGCACGAATTCAACCCGATGCTGGGCCACCGCGGCTGCCGACTGGGTGTGACCTACCCAGAAATTTACGAGATGCAGGCGCGGGCCATCTTCGAGGCTGCTTGCTCCCTGGCAGTGGCACCCGTTCCCGAAATCATGATCCCGCTGGTCGGCACACGCCGCGAGCTGGAGTTGATGAAAGAGGTGGTCGACAAGGCCGCCGAGGCGGTCTTCGCCGAACAGGGCAAACGCATCGACTATCTGGTCGGCACGATGATCGAACTGCCACGCGCCGCATTGATGGCCGATGAAATAGCCGAGGTGGGGGCCTTCTTCTCCTTCGGCACCAATGATTTGACGCAGACCACGTTGGGCGTCTCCCGCGACGATGCCGCGCGCTTCCTGACCCACTATGTCGATAAAGGCATTTATGCACGCGATCCGTTCGTCAGCCTCGATGTCGAAGGCGTTGGCCAGCTGATCGAAATCGCTGCCACCAAAGGTCGCAAGACCCGTCCTGACATCAAGCTGGGCATTTGCGGTGAACATGGCGGCGATCCGGCATCGATCGAGTTCTGCGAAAAGACTGGTCTCGATTATGTCTCGGCCTCACCCTACCGCGTACCGATAGCGCGGCTGGCGGCGGCGCAGGCGGCGTTGCGCAAGGCTTGA